One Pyrenophora tritici-repentis strain M4 chromosome 5, whole genome shotgun sequence DNA window includes the following coding sequences:
- a CDS encoding ERG9, Phytoene/squalene synthetase, with amino-acid sequence MPPPRLRTAPAWRIHHPSRPQRRLFHPSLCRRDAARPSEDEVARARAYCANLVRTYDAPSHILQTFIPQSSRDAYLAIRAFNVDVARVADTTSTPTIGMMRMQFWRDTVTKALAGTPPKEPVAILLAQAAEQLHERSAGKARLSKNWFHRIINTREQHLGNPPYPTLSALESYAENTYSTMLYLTLSALPQASLTTDHIASHIGKAMGITAVLRGIPLIAFPPQQPLGTSNSMTGQSGPTQGAVLLPLDVMAEANVREEDVFRQGASAPGLRDAVFTVATRANDHLITAREMLSKLRSEGTLGHDFEHQHEEEHVYSAQQLNTGQETQLAEVEQAFGVFMPSIATQSWLDRLQK; translated from the exons ATGCCACCTCCGAGGCTCCGCACCGCTCCCGCCTGGCGCATCCATCACCCCTCCAGACCGCAACGAAGACTGTTCCACCCTTCGCTATGTCGCCGAGATGCAGCCCGACCTTCAGAAGACGAAGTCGCACGAGCTCGCGCATATTGCGCTAATCTAGTCCG CACATACGATGCACCCTCGCATATCCTCCAAACCTTCATACCCCAATCCTCCCGCGATGCCTACCTCGCCATCCGCGCCTTCAATGTTGATGTCGCCCGAGTGGCCGACACCACGAGCACACCCACAATTGGCATGATGCGCATGCAGTTCTGGCGGGACACAGTCACCAAAGCCCTAGCAGGCACACCACCAAAAGAGCCTGTAGCCATCCTCCTAGCCCAGGCAGCCGAGCAACTACATGAACGATCAGCAGGCAAAGCACGTCTAAGCAAGAATTGGTTCCACCGCATCATCAACACTCGAGAACAACATCTGGGCAACCCCCCATACCCAACCCTGAGCGCACTGGAAAGCTATGCAGAGAACACATACTCGACTATGCTATACCTGACACTATCAGCCCTTCCCCAAGCCTCACTCACCACCGACCACATCGCCTCCCACATCGGCAAAGCAATGGGCATAACCGCTGTTCTACGCGGCATACCACTCATCGCATTTCCACCCCAACAGCCTCTCGGCACCAGCAACTCCATGACAGGCCAATCCGGCCCCACGCAGGGTGCCGTGCTCCTCCCGCTTGACGTAATGGCCGAAGCAAACGTACGCGAAGAAGACGTCTTCCGTCAAGGTGCCTCAGCCCCCGGCCTCCGCGACGCTGTCTTCACAGTCGCAACCCGCGCAAACGACCACCTCATCACCGCTCGCGAGATGCTTTCCAAGCTGCGCTCCGAAGGTACCCTAGGCCACGACTTTGAACACCAGCACGAGGAGGAACATGTATATAGCGCACAGCAGTTGAACACGGGTCAGGAAACACAGTTGGCAGAGGTGGAACAAGCATTTGGCGTTTTTATGCCGAGTATAGCGACGCAGAGCTGGTTGGATAGGTTACAGAAG TAG
- a CDS encoding RpsN, Ribosomal protein S14, whose product MSHESVWYSRPRTYGKGSRECRVCTHPAGLIRKYGLNICRQCFREKAADIGFVKHR is encoded by the exons ATGTCTCACGAGTCGGTCTGGTATTCGCGTCCTAGGACCTACGGAAAGGGCTCCCGCGAGTG CCGCGTCTGCACCCACCCTGCTGGTCTGATCCGCAAGTACGGCCTTAACATCTGCCGTCAGTGCTTCCGCGAGAAGGCCGCCGACATTGGTTTCGTCAAG CACCGATAA
- a CDS encoding Retrotrans-gag domain containing protein, whose protein sequence is MSSPGDTDMTTNDSNQLLQSLLQRLEDMSTRMERLEAPSHELPQTPGHNTDATTDPTPTSETSNTSVPITPKPRHSLPHPPTFGGNKSQWRGWKLEMEGKIEEDAQAIGSLKAQLRYVYMRLDGAAKTNVTTYYEIQVKEESPNPFKLLDRLELLYGERNRKEKAIQNLYSIRQKDDETFISFYPRFEKEMANADAESWPEHTKISYLRNALSGRIKDRLVGTSGAETSTYARFAQKCADLSNDMELFGQWTKTTRRYGSRTAENAPTYEPPAKSNNATLTAVSPEDMMEWEPTQPTTTQVNAVGLRGKTNMNGYPSRRPEDRELIGKRAKWVNQEEIDARRQERRCLRCGRNNCRIATCPLAAALRPTHVSVKTAKSTVVTKAAVEEEDPEDSEAEQ, encoded by the coding sequence ATGAGCTCCCCCGGGGATACTGACATGACGACGAACGATTCGAACCAGCTGTTACAGTCGCTACTACAGAGACTTGAAGACATGAGCACTAGGATGGAGAGGCTGGAAGCACCATCGCACGAGCTACCTCAAACGCCTGGTCACAATACAGACGCCACCACTGATCCAACGCCAACCTCCGAGACTTCGAACACATCTGTGCCTATAACCCCAAAGCCGCGGCACAGCTTACCCCACCCGCCTACGTTTGGTGGAAACAAATCacaatggcgaggatggaagctagagatggagggcaagatcgaagaagacgcgcaAGCTATTGGAAGCCTAAAAGCTCAGCTACGCTACGTCTACATGCGTCTTGATGGGGCAGCGAAAACCAACGTTACAACATACTACGAGATACAAGTTAAAGAAGAATCGCCAAACCCTTTCAAGCTGCTTGACCGCCTTGAACTCCTCTACGGCGAACGAAATCGGAAGGAGAAAGCCATTCAGAACCTCTACTCTATACGCCAGAAGGACGACGAGACGTTTATTTCCTTCTATCCACggtttgagaaagagatggcCAACGCTGACGCAGAAAGCTGGCCTGAGCATACGAAGATATCCTACTTACGCAATGCATTAAGTGGTAGGATAAAGGATAGGCTTGTTGGTACATCAGGAGCAGAAACAAGCACATACGCAAGGTTCGCTCAGAAGTGTGCAGATCTTAGCAACGACATGGAGTTGTTCGGCCAATGGACGAAAACAACCCGCCGTTACGGTAGCCGAACTGCTGAAAATGCACCAACCTATGAACCACCAGCAAAATCAAATAATGCCACGCTCACAGCAGTTTCCCCCGAAGACATGATGGAATGGGAACCTACGCAGCCTACAACTACCCAAGTGAACGCTGTCGGCCTCCGCGGCAAGACCAACATGAATGGATATCCATCTAGGCGTCCCGAAGACCGAGAACTTATTGGAAAACGAGCAAAATGGGTCAACCAAGAGGAAATCGATGCTCGACGCCAGGAACGACGCTGCCTCCGATGCGGCCGCAACAATTGCCGAATAGCTACATGCCCGTTAGCAGCCGCTCTACGACCAACTCACGTTAGCGTCAAGACAGCAAAGAGTACTGTGGTCACCAAGGCAGctgtagaggaggaagatcCAGAAGACTCCGAAGCAGAGCAATAG
- a CDS encoding Phox proteiny (PX) domain protein has product MRKQSFGDPEADPWGSPDLHRGHSHASYAIAQPHTNGSSIPSTARTTSQFTTQSTSNSSAIQPPIQSGSLGSEGGWGGYNGGSTQSFAPSGMGEGGFGVPAAAESSSNGPPELGRSIGRLNPSGSGNEEVIAITALSEKEGMFMFQHRNYEVASSRRTTKVVRRYSDFVWLLDCLHKRYPFRQLPLLPPKRVGINGNPIAADATFLEKRRKGLARFTNALVRHPVLNQEQLVVMFLTVPTELAVWRKQANLSIQEEFAGKPLPPDLEDSLPKTLPELFDTVRSGVRRSAETYITLCSMMERLSRRNEGMAAEYARFSSALSGLTECSQETYAVDANDVPLLNEGLNSTARHLDSSRQLLEDEARGWEEGVLEDLKRQRDTLVSVRDMFDRRDKYARDNIPQLEKRIASNETKLGNIRNKPADQIKPGEAEKVEDAIFKDKESIVQQHARGVFIRECIRDELIFFQKSQYHISKLHQDWAQERVKYAELQADNWRALSEEVESMPSAE; this is encoded by the exons ATGCGCAAGCAGTCCTTTGGCGACCCAGAGGCAGATCCTTGGGGCAGCCCCGACCTTCACAGGGGCCATAGCCACGCGAGCTACGCCATTGCGCAGCCCCACACGAATGGTTCAAGTATCCCTTCCACTGCACGAACAACGAGCCAATTTACGACGCAATCCACTTCCAACTCGTCGGCCATCCAGCCACCCATTCAATCAGGTTCCCTAGGCAGTGAGGGTGGCTGGGGAGGATACAACGGTGGGTCAACCCAGTCCTTTGCGCCAAGTGGTATGGGGGAAGGAGGTTTCGGCGTACCTGCAGCTGCAGAGAGCAGTTCCAATGGTCCGCCAGAGCTGGGCAGATCCATTGGTCGGCTGAATCCATCCGGTAGTGGCAATGAGGAAGTCATCGCAATCACAGCGCTCTCCGAGAAAGAAGGCATGTTCATGTTCCAGCACCGCAACTACGAAGTCGCCAGCTCACGGCGCACAACAAAGGTTGTCCGTCGATACAGCGATTTCGTCTGGTTATTAGACTGTCTGCATAAGCGATATCCCTTCCGACAGCTCCCGCTGTTGCCCCCAAAGCGGGTCGGCA TCAACGGCAACCCAATAGCTGCTGATGCCACTTTCCTCGAAAAGCGAAGAAAGGGCCTCGCACGGTTCACGAATGCGCTCGTACGACATCCAGTCCTTAACCAGGAACAACTGGTTGTCATGTTCTTGACAGTACCTACA GAACTCGCAGTATGGCGTAAACAAGCCAACTTATCCATCCAGGAGGAGTTTGCTGGCAAACCTCTCCCACCCGATCTTGAGGACTCTCTCCCAAAGACTCTCCCCGAACTCTTCGACACTGTCCGATCTGGTGTACGACGTAGCGCCGAGACCTACATCACCCTCTGCAGTATGATGGAGCGACTTTCACGCCGTAACGAAGGCATGGCTGCCGAATACGCACGCTTTTCCTCTGCCCTCAGCGGCCTCACCGAATGTAGCCAAGAAACATACGCCGTTGATGCAAATGACGTTCCATTGTTAAACGAGGGCTTGAACTCCACAGCACGACATCTCGACTCAAGTAGACAGTTGCTTGAGGACGAAGCAAGAGGATGGGAAGAAGGCGTCCTCGAAGACCTCAAGCGCCAACGCGATACCCTCGTCAGCGTACGTGACATGTTCGACCGCCGCGACAAATACGCACGCGACAACATTCCCCAACTGGAGAAGCGCATCGCAAGCAACGAGACTAAACTAGGTAACATCCGTAACAAGCCCGCCGACCAAATCAAGCCCGGCGAGGCGGAGAAGGTCGAAGATGCTATCTTCAAG GACAAGGAATCGATCGTCCAACAACACGCCCGTGGTGTCTTCATCCGCGAATGCATCCGCGACGAACTCATCTTCTTCCAGAAATCCCAATATCACATTAGTAAACTGCATCAGGATTGGGCGCAGGAACGTGTCAAGTATGCCGAGTTGCAGGCGGATAACTGGCGTGCGCTTAGTGAGGAGGTGGAGAGTATGCCGAGTGCCGAGTAG
- a CDS encoding AlaDh-PNT-C domain containing protein has protein sequence MSLFGDDDAPHAKQSSSLFDDDPKPAGKTGNSLFADDVGDNDSPWGFPTPKKADREALVKSLLPAGDVPDSYIDAFDALLEAGNGAGNGVSVDGVKKLLADSDIPAHAQNKILETVLPPGGAAELGRNEFNVVFALIGLAQEHEDITLDSVDERKRSEC, from the coding sequence ATGTCTCTCTTTGGCGACGACGACGCGCCGCACGCGAAGCAGTCGTCCTCGCTCTTCGACGACGATCCCAAGCCCGCGGGCAAGACAGGCAACAGCTTGTTCGCCGACGACGTGGGCGACAACGACTCGCCCTGGGGGTTCCCGACACCCAAGAAAGCCGACCGCGAAGCGCTGGTCAAGTCGCTCTTGCCCGCCGGTGACGTGCCCGACTCATACATTGACGCATTTGATGCATTGCTAGAGGCTGGGAATGGCGCGGGCAATGGTGTGAGTGTGGACGGTGTAAAGAAGCTACTGGCCGACAGCGATATTCCGGCACATGCTCAAAACAAGATACTCGAGACTGTGCTACCGCCCGGTGGTGCCGCCGAGTTGGGAAGGAACGAGTTCAATGTTGTCTTTGCCTTGATTGGGCTGGCGCAAGAGCACGAAGATATTACCCTGGACAGCGTCGACGAGCGAAAAAGGAGTGAGTGTTAG
- a CDS encoding pH-response regulator protein palH/rim-21: MWEAESWLGAPNLLDRRAPDATRPYHCPSYKLPAYGTIEISPGNTITLDENALFRPLCTNTAGNPIDDGTGDLTSVADMRDPFHASITPQAYATGAATVIAWMLVIMLIITPRTFFVGNASGRSGLMGRRGMISGAGGGGSIIGVGTRPWLQKVAALTVAISLTLATADTFRIAERQYDEGFIDAMELRDQVVAGMEIKVSRVVSDIFLWLAQVQTLIRLFPRHKEKVIIKWVGFALILLDIAFSSLNSFGPYENSRRPAHFDTAIPALSYLFQLSLSMLYAAWVMYYAVTKRRYAFYHSMMWNMSVVALLSIIAILTPVVFFITDIANYTIAGWGDYFRWVGAAAASVIVWEWVERIEALEREERKDGILGREIYDGDDMLDDKPQESKWPSKRKGPQSGRDEKRSGGGHGGFGAFTSAHADRFNELAHRLGRKMTESPRAEARKRRSIHIPAPPPAVRRSMAATNGNRDSRSYVRVQTPPPVPVISSPVSRTDTTSADSTVYTVRYHPISETPRPEEVENRQAQAQTQHTSQEPPGRPADAEDPEKGGELEPVSNRKQWQWQALGNPFRRKGRTPPQELQRGQVIEPLKVEDVAANIPPRNYNGLALSDRLGTFAAQQGEKLRSRKKLGTQLETNLPVTIIPAQPRGQTWSPDIIRQQQKEQQDDSSRAGTQVASEEERVGASPAQSHGATNSSEAVNLSASSGSPRTPRIRFSPAVPNEREQASPGVLGAETTSTMDFSIPHQHSRSDHNK; the protein is encoded by the exons ATGTGGGAGGCCGAGTCCTGGCTTGGGGCGCCGAACCTCCTGGACCGTCGCGCGCCCGATGCCACCAGGCCCTAC CATTGTCCTTCGTATAAGCTTCCGGCCTATGGCACCATAGAAATCTCTCCTGGCAACACCATCACCCTCGACGAAAACGCCCTCTTCCGCCCACTATGCACAAACACGGCCGGCAACCCCATCGACGACGGCACCGGCGATCTCACGAGCGTCGCCGACATGCGCGACCCTTTCCACGCCTCCATCACTCCACAGGCCTATGCGACGGGCGCGGCGACGGTTATTGCCTGGATGCTCGTCATTATGCTCATCATCACGCCACGCACCTTCTTCGTCGGCAACGCTTCGGGACGGTCGGGCCTCATGGGACGGCGCGGAATGATTAGCGGGgcaggaggaggaggatCCATCATCGGAGTCGGAACCCGTCCATGGCTACAAAAGGTGGCCGCCCTTACCGTTGCCATATCGCTCACCCTCGCCACCGCCGACACTTTCAGGATAGCCGAACGCCAGTATGACGAGGGTTTCATCGACGCCATGGAGCTGCGCGACCAGGTTGTGGCCGGCATGGAAATCAAGGTTTCGCGCGTCGTGTCCGACATCTTCCTCTGGCTCGCCCAGGTGCAGACTCTGATACGCCTGTTTCCCCGCCACAAAGAAAAGGTCATCATCAAATGGGTCGGTTTTGCCCTCATCCTGCTCGACATCGCCTTTAGTTCGCTCAACAGCTTTGGTCCCTACGAAAACAGCCGACGCCCCGCACATTTCGACACTGCTATCCCCGCACTCAGCTACCTATTCCAGCTATCATTGAGCATGCTTTACGCCGCCTGGGTCATGTACTACGCCGTCACCAAGAGACGATACGCCTTCTACCACTCCATGATGTGGAACATGAGCGTCGTCGCCCTCTTGTCCATCATCGCCATTCTCACCCCCGTTGTTTTCTTCATTACCGATATCGCCAACTACACCATTGCCGGCTGGGGTGACTACTTCCGCTGGGTCGGAGCTGCCGCTGCTAGCGTCATTGTATGGGAATGGGTGGAGAGGATTGAAGCACtagaaagagaagagagaaaagatGGAATTCTGGGGAGGGAAATCTACGACGGAGACGACATGCTGGACGACAAGCCCCAGGAATCAAAATGGCCCTCGAAACGAAAGGGCCCGCAATCAGGGAGAGACGAGAAGAGGAGTGGGGGAGGACATGGCGGTTTTGGCGCATTCACGTCTGCCCATGCCGACCGATTCAACGAGCTTGCCCATCGACTTGGGCGTAAAATGACCGAATCTCCGCGAGCAGAAGCACGAAAAAGACGCAGCATCCATATCCCCGCACCCCCTCCAGCAGTGCGACGATCCATGGCTGCAACTAATGGGAATCGCGACTCACGTTCCTACGTACGCGTACAAACCCCACCTCCAGTGCCTGTCATCTCGTCACCCGTTAGCCGGACAGACACAACAAGCGCTGACTCGACTGTATATACGGTACGCTACCACCCAATCAGCGAAACACCACGACCTGAAGAGGTCGAAAATCGTCAAGCACAAGCACAAACACAGCACACATCCCAGGAACCACCAGGCCGACCAGCGGATGCCGAGGACCCAGAGAAGGGCGGCGAGCTAGAACCTGTTAGCAACAGGAAGCAATGGCAGTGGCAAGCACTGGGAAACCCCTTTCGAAGAAAAGGACGGACACCACCACAAGAGCTCCAAAGGGGACAAGTGATCGAGCCGCTAAAAGTTGAAGATGTTGCGGCGAATATACCGCCCCGCAACTATAATGGACTGGCACTATCTGATCGACTCGGCACCTTTGCCGCACAGCAAGGAGAGAAGCTAAGATCGAGAAAGAAGTTGGGCACTCAGCTCGAAACCAACCTGCCCGTCACAATCATCCCTGCGCAACCTCGCGGCCAAACATGGTCGCCGGACATTATCCGTCAACAACAAAAAGAGCAGCAAGATGATTCTTCTAGGGCGGGTACCCAAGTTGCGAGTGAGGAGGAACGAGTAGGAGCATCTCCTGCGCAATCTCACGGGGCCACGAATTCGAGCGAGGCTGTGAACCTTTCTGCTTCATCCGGTTCGCCACGTACGCCTCGAATTCGTTTCTCCCCAGCGGTGCCCAACGAGCGAGAGCAGGCTAGCCCTGGAGTGCTCGGTGCAGAGACTACTTCTACAATGGATTTCAGCATCCCCCACCAGCACTCTCGAAGTGACCACAACAAGTAG